From Mycobacterium colombiense CECT 3035:
CCCCAGCGATGACTGACCGGGGCAGCCGGACTTGCGCCGACCGCGTAGGCTCTCTCGGAGCAAGCCGACGAAGACCACGCTATCCCGTGTCTGTTCCGGCTCTCACGAATCACCGCGCCTGCGGCTTCATGGTGCGCGTCGGTGCGGCTGAGGGCGTCGGGCGCGGGACCGATTGGGGCATAGATTTTGGACACGGTTCTTGGCCTGTCAGTGACGCCGACCGCCGTTGGTTGGGTGGTCGCCGAAGGACACGGCGCGGACGGCACCATCCTCGATCACCAGGAGCTCGCGCTGCGTGCAGGCCACGGCGTGCGCGCCGTGGGTACCGCGGAGCAGGTAGTGGACGAGGTGTTGCGGGCCGAAACCACTGCGGCCGCAAGCGACCACCGCCTGCGGGTCATCGGAGTCACCTGGACCGACGAAGCATCCGCACAGGCCGCGCTGGTGCTGGAGGCGTTGACCGACGCGGGATTCGACAACGTCGTGCCAATTCGATTCCTGGACGCCGTCGAGACGCTGGCTCAGGCCATCGCGCCCGTCATCGGCTATGAGCAGACGGCGGTCTGCATCCTCGACCACGACGTGACAACCGTCGCCATGGTCGACACGCACGACGGGGAGACCCAGACGGCCACCAAGCACGTGCGCGGCGGCTTCGACGGCCTGACCCGATGGCTTACCGGCATGTTCGAACGCAACGGTTGGCAACCGGGCGGCGTGGTGGTGGTCGGCGGCCATAGCGACATCGACGGGCTCTCCTGGCAACTCGAAAAGACTTTGCCCGTACCGGTTTTCGTGCAGTCGATGGCCCAGGTGACCATTGCGCGCGGCGCCGCGCTGTCCGCGGCCCGCAGCACCGAATTCACCGACGAGCAGTTGGTGGAGCACGTCAGCGAACCCGTTCCGGCACCGGCTCAGAAGCGGCAGTTGTCCTACTCCGGGGCGCTGACCGCGCTGGCGGCCGGAGCCATCACCTTCGTCGGCTCGGTGTCACTCGCGGTGGGGATCCACGTCGGCCCCGCCAGCGCGGCGCCCGCGCCGAAGCACGCTACGCACCCGCCGACGCCGCAGATCGCCGAGGCGGTCACGGCCGTGGCGCCGCTTCCGGCGGCCCCTCCGACGAAGCCGGCGGCTGCGCAGGCCAAGCCGCCTGCCGGAGAACCGGTTTCGCAGCCGAGCCCCCCTGAGGAGCAGCCGGGCACCGGCGGCGACCGGCAGCCGTATCTGACCCGGGTACTGGAGCACATTCCCGGCGACACCGGCGAGCCTGCGGCTGAGGACACCCCGCGCGCAGCGACCGACCCGCAGCCCTGATTTCCCACCGGCGCCGCGCCCGCGGCGTTCAGCTGTTCCGGGCGTGAACCGCGGAGAAGGTCAACGACACCTCGTCGGCGACCTGGACCGAACCCATCAGCAGCGAGTAGGGCTTGATGCCGTAGTCGGACTGGCGGACGGCGGATTCGACTGACATCCGCCACGAGTCCCCGAGATCTTCTGTGCGGACGTCGATCACGTGGCCTCGCGACTTTCCCCGGATGTCCAGCGTGCCGGTCAGGTGGTACCCGCCGTCCGCCTCATCGATGACGTCCGCGGTGTAGCGGATCTCGGGAAATCGACTGGCGGACAACGACTTCAGCGCATTGGTGCGTACCAATGCCTTCTCCGCCCCGGACAGCCCTTTGACACCGCCGTCGCCGCGCAGCACCTCGAACGAATCCGTCTCGACCGCGAGTTGTGCGCTGACGGGCCGAGAACCGGCCCAGCTCACGGTGGCGCGCCAGCGCGTCATCGCGACGGTGAGCCGATGCCCCATCCGTGCCGCCCTACCGGCAACACCGGTGTGCAGCAACAATTCACCGTCAGTCGGACCGATCGTCCACACCGAGTTTTTGTCGGAGGTCACGGACCGAGGGTGTCACATGGTCAAAACGGTGCGGTAGTGCGCCCGACCTTCTTCCAGGGCCGCATAGCCCTCCCTGGCCTGTGACAGCGGAAGTTCCTCGATCCACGCCCGCACGCCGGACAGGACAGCGAAGTGCATCGTGTCTTCGACATCCTTCGCGGTCCCGGAGGGATGGCCGACGATGCTGACGCCCGGCGTAATCAGTTGCACCGGACTGATCGGCAGCGGCTCGGGCGTGACCCCGATGGTGACCAGTTCGCCTTGGGGGAGTATGCCGCCGACCGTGGCGGCCATGGCTTGTGAATTGCCGGCGGTGGCCAGGACGACGGTCGCGCCGCCCAGGTCCTTCAGCGCCTCGGCCGGGTCGCTGGCCGTGGAGTCGATGTAGTGATGGGCGCCCAACTTCCGGGCATCGTCGGCCTTGCCGGTACCGCGGTTGATCGCAATGGTTTCGAAGCCCATCGCCCGGGCGAACTGCACGCCCAGGTGGCCCAGGCCGCCGACACCGAGGATCGCCACCCGGTCACCGGGCAGCGCCTTGGTGTGCCGCAGAGCGTTGTAAGTGGTCACGCCCGCACACCCCATCGGGGCGGCTTCGGCGTCGGAAAGCTCGGCCGGGATTCGCGCCAGCGCGCTCACCGGCACGGTCACCGACTCCGCGTACCCGCCGGGATACTGCCAACTCGGCACCTTGCCGTTCTCGCAGTGAATGAACTGACCCTTACCGCATTGGTTGCAGCGGTGGCAGCATCCGCCGAACCAGCCGACCGCGACGCGATCACCGATCGCGAAATCCTGTACGCCATCGCCGATCTCGGCGACCTTGCCGGCGATCTCATGTCCGGGAGTCAGCGGCCAGGACATGCCCGGGAACCCGCCGTTGACGAAGTGCGCGTCGGTGCCGCAGATGCCGCACGCGGCGACCGTCAGCCGTACCTCGTCGCGACCCGGTGGTTTGGTTTCGGCATCGACCAGCTCCAAAGCTGCGCCTGCGGACGGGACATGGACGGCTCGATGCGTGGGCATGCCCCTAGCTTGTCACCCCTGCGCCTGATGCGCGACAGGGCATTGCTGGGCGCCGTTGGTGTGATAGTCGACCTGCCAGTGCTTGATTCCGTTGAGCCAGCCCGACCGGAGCCGTTCGGGCTTGCCGGCCGATTCCAGATTGGGCATGGCGTCGGCGATCGCGTTGAACATCAGGTCGATTGTCATCCGCGCCAGGTTGGCCCCGAGGCAGTAGTGCGCGCCGGTGCCACCGAAGCCCACGTGCGGGTTGGGATCCCGCAGAATGTTGAAGGTGAACGGGTCGTCGAACACGTCCTCATCGAAATTGGCTGAGCGATAGACCATTACGACCCGTTGGCCCTTCTTGATCTGCACGCCGGACAGCTCGTAGTCCTGCAGCGCGGTCCGCTGGAATGAGGTGACCGGCGTCGCCCAGCGCACGATCTCGTCGGCGGTGGTGACGGGGCGCTCGCGCTTGTAGAGCTCCCACTGATCCGGGAAGTCGGTGAAGGCCATCATGCCCTGGGTGATCGAGTTGCGCGTCGTCTCGTTGCCGGCGACCGCCAGCAGGATCACGAAGAAGCCGAACTCGTCGTCGGAGAGCTTGTGCCCGTCGACGTCGGCCTCGATCAGCTTGGTGACGATGTCATCGCCGGGGTTTTGCTTACGGTCGGCGGCCATCTGCATGGCGTAGGTGATCAGTTCGACCGAGGCGCCCATCGCGTCGTTGCGCGCGAACTCGGGATCCTGGTCGCCCACCATCTCGTTCGACCAGTGGAACAGCTTCATGCGGTCCTCTTGCGGCACCCCCATCAGACCGGCGATCGCCTGCAGGGGCAGCTCGCAGGACACCTGCTCGACGAAGTCGCCGGAACCCTCTGCGGCCGCGGCCGCGACGATGCGTCGGGCGCGCTCGTTCAGGTCATCGCGCAGCAGCTCGACGGCGCGGGGGGTGAACCCGCGGGAGATGATTTTGCGGAGGTGGGTGTGCTGCGGGGCGTCCATGTTGAGCAAGACGAACTTGCCGGTCTCCCGCTGCTCGCGCACCGTGCCCTCTTTGTATCGGGGCAGGGCGGTGTTCTCCAGGCTGGAGAACACGTCGCTGCGCCGCGAGATCTCTTTGACGTCCTTGTGCTTGGACACCACCCAGAAGCCGCCGTCATCGAATCCGCCCACCCCGTCCGGCTGTTCGTTCCACCAGATCGGCGCGGTACGGCGCAGCTCGGCCAGTTCTTCCACCGGGAGCCGCTCGGCGTGGATGTCCGGGTCGGTGAAGTCGAAGCCGGGAGGCAGATTGGGGACCGGCTTGGCGGATGGCTCGACGGTTGGCATGGCCCGCTCCTCGATGACGAAGTGGTCTAGTCGTCCTTGTGCAAGGAAACCACTGCCGCACCTTGGTTGGGAAGCATTGGCGCAAGATCCCCGGGCACGAATTGGAACGTGTTCTTCACCGGCGGTTTCTCACCGCGGGGCGGGTCTACGCCGGCGCTCGCGCCGGTACACCGGAACGGTCTTGTGGCCGGCGGTCCGACCGATATGCTTTGGTGCAGGTCACCGGCGACGACAGGCGGGGTAGGACATGATTCGGGAACTGCTCAGCGCCGCTTCGATAGCGGGCATCACGATCGGCTTGGCGCCGTGCGCGGCCGCCGGCTACGACGGCGACGTACCGGGGATGAACTATCAGGCCTCGCTGGGCGCTCCGTGCGACAACTACGAGAGTTTCATCTTCGGGCGAGGGCCCAGTGGCCAGGCCGAGGCCTGTCACTTCCCGCCGCCCAACCAGTTCCCGGCGGCCACCACCGGATATTGGGTGGCGTCCTACCCGCTGTACGGGGTCCAGCAGCCCGGCGCGAAATGCCCGGGGCCGCAGGCCGCGGCGCAATCGGATCGCGGACTGCCGATGCTGTGCCTGGGCGCCCAAGGGTGGCAAGAGGGATGGTTCACCGGCGCAGGGTTCTTCCCGCCTTCGGGATAACGGCGATGCGCGAACCCACGCCGACCCAAAATCCGATTCCCCGCTGGCTGCGTTTCGTGCTGGCCTCCGATCGCGCCGGGTCGGCGTGATACATCGGCACCGGGTTCTTCTTCGCGCCGGTGCTCGCGATGCTCTCCCCGTGGCCCACCGTCACCGCGGTGCTGTGGGGCGTCATCGCACTGGCCGGGCTGTGGCTGGGACTGCTGGGCATCGCGATGGCCGCCGGGCTGGCGCGAATAATGCGCTCCGGGGCCGAGATTCCCGACGACTACTGGCGTTCGTTGGTGCATTACTAGGCCGCGACGCCGACGAGAAATGGTGCGCGACCCCGTCTAGAGTCGAGGCGACCGCCCTGCGACCAAAGGAGACTCGAGATGGCCTTCAATCCCAAAGATGCAGTCGACGCGGCGAGGGACATCGCGACCAACGCCGTCGAGAAAGCCTCCGACATCGTCGAACACGCCAGCGACATCATCCGCGGCGACCTCGCCGGGGGCGCCAGCGGCATCGTTGCGAATTCGATCGACATCGGCACGTACGCGCTGGACCGGACGAAGGAAGTGTTCACCGGTCGCGACGAAGTCGACGACGTGTAGGGGCGACGCCTCCGCGCTAGACGGAGGCGGCCTCGTTGAGCTCGTCGAGCCGGTTGGTGGCTTCCAGGTACTCCTGCACCCAGCGCTCGATGACCGTTGAGGTCTTCTCCACCTTGGTGAACTGGCCGACCACCTGACCGACGGGGTTGAACGCCACGTCGACGGATTCGTTGGGGTACCTGTTGGTGGCGCGGACGGCCATGCCAGACACCATGTACTGCAACGGCATTCCGAGCGGCTTCGGGTTTTCCGGCGCCTCCCATGCCTCGGTCCAGTCGTTGCGCAGCATGCGCGCCGGCTTGCCGGTGAACGAGCGGCTGCGGACGGTGTCGCGGCTGCCCGCCTTGACGTAGGCCTGCTGCTGGACCGGGGTGTTCGAGGACTCCTCGACCATCAGCCACTGCGATCCGGTCCACGCGCCCTGCGCGCCGAGCGCCAGCGCGGCCGCGATCTGCTCACCGCTGCCGATGCCACCCGCGGCCAGCACCGGAACCGGGGCGACCTCCTTGACGACCTGCGGCCACAGCACGATCGAGCCGACCTCGCCGCAGTGCCCGCCGGCCTCACCGCCCTGGGCGATGATGATGTCGACGCCCGCGTCGGCGTGCTTGCGAGCCTGCGAGGGGGAGCCGCACAGCGCCGCCACCTTGAGCCCCGCGTCGTGGATGTGCTTGATCATCTCGGCCGGCGGGGTGCCCAGCGCGTTGGCGATCATCTTCACCTTCGGGTGCTTGAGCGCCACCTCCACCTGGGGCGTGGCGGTCGCCTCGGTCCAGCCGAGCAGCTGCAGGGTGTCGCCGTCGCTGTCCTCGACCGGCACGCCGTGGTCGGCGAGGATCTTCTTGCCGAAGTCCAGGTGCTCCTGTGGCACCATCTTGCGCAGCGTCTCGGCCAGCTCCTCCGCCGACAGGTGGGAGTCCATGCCCTCGTACTTGTTCGGGATCACGATGTCGACGCCGTAGGGGTGGTCGCCGATGTTCTCGTCGATCCAGTTGAGTTCGATCTCCAGCTGCTCGGGGGTGAAGCCGACCGCTCCGAGCACGCCGAACCCCCCAGCCTTGCTGACCGCCACGACGACGTCGCGGCAGTGGGTGAAGGCGAAAATCGGGAACTCGATCCCGAGTTCGTCGCAGATAGGGGTGTGCATTACAACTCCTAGGAGCTCGCCGAATTGGAACGTGTTCTAGTTTAGTACGTGGCTCACTGACGTGGCCAGCGGGTCCCGGCCTGCGCCTCGTTACTACGGTCCGTCGTGGGTCCGTCGTGCGTGTCAGATCGCGATGCTGGTCGCCACCCACAGGATGAGAAACGTGAGCATGCAGGCGGCGGAGAGCAGATGGTCTCGACAGATCGATCGCGCCAGGCGCGTCTGCTCGGACGGGCTGTCCGTGCGACGCCCGAGTTGTTTCGCATCGGGAACGGTGTGCGTCAACGCCAACATGGTCGGAATGCCGGCAATCGGGGCCGAGGTCACCAGCAGCCAGCCCGGGTCGTGTCCACGCGCGGCCTGCAGGACGAGCACCCCCAGCAACGTCAACATGACGACCGCGATCAGGCGGTTCATCGGCCGCGACGTGGTGGTCGCGCGGTGGTAGTACGCCGCGATGGACGCGAGCACGGGCTCGGGAAGTTCGGTCGGCGCCTTCCGGTAGCGGAGAACCTGGACGTCGAAAATCAAGTCCATCCACAAGACGGCGAACAGGAACCCGCCGCAGGCCATGAGCAACGAGGCCATGGCTCTCACCCACCTCTGATCCATCCCGGGCGGCGTGCCGCGACGCGGTCGCCACTTGGACCCATTGTTCTCGGCAGCGCAAGGGGCATCGGGGGCCGGCAAAGCCTCGGGCCACTCCTCGCGATTCGCATGCGGAACGCCGATCGTAAGCCTAGGGTCGGCGAATGAACTGGATGACGCTGGTGATGAATGCCGTCGTACCGCTTGCATCCGTGATTTCGAGCGCAACCGTCGCGATCTGGACGAAGCGCATCGACGCCAAGAACAAGGCCGAAGACCGCCGCCACGAACGTGTGCTCGACTTCGAGAAGCGGGCGGCCGAGGACAAGAAGGCCGTATTGAAGTCGCTGATCTCCGCGACGATCTACGTCAAACGCGCGGCGCAGTACGAAGGCGTCGGCACCGCCGAGGAGGTCGCGAGCCAGCGGCGCGCCGAGGCCATCCGTGAGCTCTACGACTTCCGTATGCGCCTGGGCCTGGACGACGGCGTGGCCGAGCTGTTGGTCTACGCCGCGCCACCGGTGCGCGACCTGGTCAGCCTGCTACTCGACGAGTGGGATCGGCAGTTCCGCGAGCACGGCTACTCACTCACTCAATTGGATTCGTGCAAACGGCAATTGGCGCAGAGCACGGCCTGCCCCGCCCCCCGCGAGGACGTGACCGTGTATTACGAGGGCGAGCTCAAGTGGTCGGAGCTGAGGAAGGTGGAGACGGTCTGGCTGGACAGGTTGGGCAGGGAATCGGATCTCGATCTCGAAGCACTCGTGGACCTGTGCGATCGCACCCTGGAGGCCGCGCACAAGGACTTGCGGGGCGGATACGGGCTCGAGTAACGCGGCGCCCATCACGCAGCGACGCCTTCCACCGTTGATGCGGGCGACGAGGCCGGCGAGCCGTGGCCCCGGATCCCTTGATCCGGCGCCGAGCGACCGGGTACCGTAGTGCTGCCAATTACGAAACTCTGCGTAGCGTAATTGGCTGCCACGCCACACGGAGAGGATCCCTTGATGCGCAGCCGCTACGCGGGCGATCCCTTCACCACATCCACACCCGAGATCGCCGCCGCGCTAAAGGATGTCAGCATCCCTACGATGTTGCTCTCACTCGTCCACATCACCGGCGATCCCAGATTCATCCGCGACTTCAAGCAGATGGGCATCTTCCTCAACGAGGTACAGGGATTCATGTCGGAGGAGGATAAGGCGCGCGCCCGCGCGGAAGCCCTGACGGTGATCACGCAGTACCGGGACCGCGGTTGCCCCGAACCGCCGCCGCTGCGCCCGGAACTCATCAGGGAGATGATGGATTGGGCGGCGTGCGAGCACGTTCCGGACGACTACCTGCCGCTGGTCGCCGAGGAACTCGACCTCGACGGTGCCGACCCCCGGCGACCCGCCGCATTACCGGCCGGGCGCGCCGCCGAGCTTCCGGTCCTGGTCATCGGGTGCGGCGAATCCGGCATCCTGGCCGGCGTCCGCCTCAAGCAGGCCAACATCCCGTTCACCATCGTGGAGAAGAACGCGGGGCCCGGCGGAACATGGTGGGAGAACAGGTATCCCGGCGCCCGGGTGGACGTGGCGAATCATTTCTATTGCTACAGCTTCGAGCCCAACAACGACTGGACGCACTTCTTCGCCGAGCAATACGAGCTGCAGGACTATTTCACCAAGGTCATCGACACACACCACCTGGGTGAGCACGTGCGGTGGCGGACCGAGGCCGTGGCGGCCGAGTGGAACGACGACGACGGCACCTGGAGCGTGTCGCTGCGTTCGGCCGACGGCGCGACGACCGACGTGCGGGCACGTGCGCTCATCACCGCGGTGGGTCAGCTGAACCGTCCCAACATTCCGGCTTTCGACGGGGCGGACACGTTCCAGGGACCGTCTTTTCACTCGGCGGCCTGGGACCATTCCGTGGACCTGACGGGTAAGCGGGTCGCGCTGGTCGGCGCGGGCGCCAGCGGCTTCCAGATCGCCCCGGCGATCGCCGGGGACGTCGAGCAGTTGACCGTGTTCCAGCGGACCGCGCAGTGGATGTTCCCCAATCCGATGTATCACGACGAGGTCGGCGACGGGGTGCGCTGGGCGATGCGCCACCTTCCGTTCTACGGGCGGTGGTATCGCTTCCTGGTGCTCTGGCCCGGTTCGGACAAAGGCCTCGACGCCGCCGAAGGCGACCCGGGCTACGCCGACCAGGATCACGCCGTCAGCGACATCAACGCCGCCGCGCACATGATGTTCTCGCAATGGATCACCAGCCAGGTCAGCGCCGACTCGGAGTTGCTGGCCAAGGTGATGCCGGACTATCCCGCGTGCGGCAAACGGACCCTGCAGGACAACGGCAGCTGGCTGCGGACGCTGCAGCGCGGCAACGTCGAACTGGTTCGCACACCCATCGCCGAGATCACGCCGCACGGCATCGTCACGGATGACGGCGTGACGCACGACGCCGATGTCATCGTGTACGCCACCGGGTTTCGGCACACCGAGGTGCTGTGGCCGCTGAAGGTCACCGGCCGAGACGGGACCGACCTGCACGAGATGTGGGGGAGCCGGCCCTATGCCTACCTCGGGATCACCGTCCCGCAATTCCCGAACTTCTTCGTCGTCTACGGCCCGGGAACGCACCTCGCGCACGGCGGCAGCCTGATCTTCCAGTCCGAACTGCAGATGCGCTACGTCGACCAGTGCCTGGCGCGACTGGCCGAGCCCGGTGTGTACTCCCTGGAACCCAGGCCCGAGGCCGCCGCGGACTGGCATCGGCGGACGCAGAGCCAGATCAAGAAGATGGTGTGGTCACATCCGGCGGTCAAGCATTCGTATTTCAAGAACGCCGACGGGGAGATCCACACCGTGAGCCCATGGCGGCTCAACGAATACTGGTCGGCGGTGCGCGAGCCCGACTGGTCACAATTCTTCGTGCGAACGAAAGATTCAGCGCAACAAGGAAAGTGAGCACATCCCTATGCGCACCGTAGTCGTCGACGGCCCCCGCAGCATCCGGGTGGACACCCGGCCCGATCCAACTCTGCCCGGGCCCGACGGGGCGATCGTGGAGGTGAGCGCCGCCGGCATCTGCGGATCCGATCTGCACTTCTACGAGGCCGACTTCCCGATGCCCGACCCGATCGCGCTCGGCCACGAGGCCATCGGAACGGTGGTGGACGCCGGGCCAGACGTCCGCAACGTGAAGGTCGGCGAGAAGGTCCTGGTGTCGTCGGTCACCGGCTGCGGAGCGTGCCCGGGATGCGCCACCCACGATCCGGTGATGTGCCACTCCGGCTTTCAGATCTTCGGTGGCGGTGTGCTCGGCGGTGCGCAAGCAGACCTGCTGGCGGTGCCCGCCGCCGACTTCCAGCTGCTGAAGATACCCGAGGGCATCAGCACCGAACAGGCACTGCTGCTCACCGACAACCTGGCCACCGGCTGGGCCGCGGCGCAGCGCGCCGATATTCCGTTCGGCGGCACGGTGGCGGTCATCGGACTTGGCGCGGTTGGGCTGTGCTCGCTGCGCAGTGCGCTTTTTCAGGGCGCGGCAACGGTTTTCGCCGTCGACCAGGTCGACGGCCGACTGGAGCGCGCCGCCCGGTGGGGCGCGACACCGCTCAAAGTGCCGGCGCTCGAGGCGATCATGGCCGCCACCGGTGGCCGCGGCGCCGACGCGGTGATCGACGCCGTCGCCACGGACGCCTCCCTGACCGACGCGATCAACGCCGTGCGGCCCGGCGGGACCGTCTCGGTCGTCGGGGTGCACGACATGAATCCGTTCCCGCTCAACGCCCTGGGCTGCCTGATCCGCAGCACGACGGTGCGATTCACCACCGCACCGGTGCAACGCACCTGGCCGGAACTGATACCGCTGCTGCAGTCGGGCCGGCTGGACGTCGAGGGCATCTTCACCAGCACGATGCCGTTGGATGATGCGGCCAAGGGCTACGCGACCGCGGAATTGCGATCGGGCGACGACGTGAAGATCCTGCTGAAGCCCTAGGCCGTCACCTGGTCGCCGTGATGTATTGCGAGCGCATGAAACTGTC
This genomic window contains:
- a CDS encoding DUF7159 family protein; amino-acid sequence: MDTVLGLSVTPTAVGWVVAEGHGADGTILDHQELALRAGHGVRAVGTAEQVVDEVLRAETTAAASDHRLRVIGVTWTDEASAQAALVLEALTDAGFDNVVPIRFLDAVETLAQAIAPVIGYEQTAVCILDHDVTTVAMVDTHDGETQTATKHVRGGFDGLTRWLTGMFERNGWQPGGVVVVGGHSDIDGLSWQLEKTLPVPVFVQSMAQVTIARGAALSAARSTEFTDEQLVEHVSEPVPAPAQKRQLSYSGALTALAAGAITFVGSVSLAVGIHVGPASAAPAPKHATHPPTPQIAEAVTAVAPLPAAPPTKPAAAQAKPPAGEPVSQPSPPEEQPGTGGDRQPYLTRVLEHIPGDTGEPAAEDTPRAATDPQP
- a CDS encoding YceI family protein; the protein is MTSDKNSVWTIGPTDGELLLHTGVAGRAARMGHRLTVAMTRWRATVSWAGSRPVSAQLAVETDSFEVLRGDGGVKGLSGAEKALVRTNALKSLSASRFPEIRYTADVIDEADGGYHLTGTLDIRGKSRGHVIDVRTEDLGDSWRMSVESAVRQSDYGIKPYSLLMGSVQVADEVSLTFSAVHARNS
- a CDS encoding alcohol dehydrogenase catalytic domain-containing protein; translation: MPTHRAVHVPSAGAALELVDAETKPPGRDEVRLTVAACGICGTDAHFVNGGFPGMSWPLTPGHEIAGKVAEIGDGVQDFAIGDRVAVGWFGGCCHRCNQCGKGQFIHCENGKVPSWQYPGGYAESVTVPVSALARIPAELSDAEAAPMGCAGVTTYNALRHTKALPGDRVAILGVGGLGHLGVQFARAMGFETIAINRGTGKADDARKLGAHHYIDSTASDPAEALKDLGGATVVLATAGNSQAMAATVGGILPQGELVTIGVTPEPLPISPVQLITPGVSIVGHPSGTAKDVEDTMHFAVLSGVRAWIEELPLSQAREGYAALEEGRAHYRTVLTM
- a CDS encoding cytochrome P450, producing the protein MPTVEPSAKPVPNLPPGFDFTDPDIHAERLPVEELAELRRTAPIWWNEQPDGVGGFDDGGFWVVSKHKDVKEISRRSDVFSSLENTALPRYKEGTVREQRETGKFVLLNMDAPQHTHLRKIISRGFTPRAVELLRDDLNERARRIVAAAAAEGSGDFVEQVSCELPLQAIAGLMGVPQEDRMKLFHWSNEMVGDQDPEFARNDAMGASVELITYAMQMAADRKQNPGDDIVTKLIEADVDGHKLSDDEFGFFVILLAVAGNETTRNSITQGMMAFTDFPDQWELYKRERPVTTADEIVRWATPVTSFQRTALQDYELSGVQIKKGQRVVMVYRSANFDEDVFDDPFTFNILRDPNPHVGFGGTGAHYCLGANLARMTIDLMFNAIADAMPNLESAGKPERLRSGWLNGIKHWQVDYHTNGAQQCPVAHQAQG
- a CDS encoding Rv1893 family protein; translated protein: MAFNPKDAVDAARDIATNAVEKASDIVEHASDIIRGDLAGGASGIVANSIDIGTYALDRTKEVFTGRDEVDDV
- a CDS encoding nitronate monooxygenase, encoding MHTPICDELGIEFPIFAFTHCRDVVVAVSKAGGFGVLGAVGFTPEQLEIELNWIDENIGDHPYGVDIVIPNKYEGMDSHLSAEELAETLRKMVPQEHLDFGKKILADHGVPVEDSDGDTLQLLGWTEATATPQVEVALKHPKVKMIANALGTPPAEMIKHIHDAGLKVAALCGSPSQARKHADAGVDIIIAQGGEAGGHCGEVGSIVLWPQVVKEVAPVPVLAAGGIGSGEQIAAALALGAQGAWTGSQWLMVEESSNTPVQQQAYVKAGSRDTVRSRSFTGKPARMLRNDWTEAWEAPENPKPLGMPLQYMVSGMAVRATNRYPNESVDVAFNPVGQVVGQFTKVEKTSTVIERWVQEYLEATNRLDELNEAASV
- a CDS encoding flavin-containing monooxygenase, which gives rise to MRSRYAGDPFTTSTPEIAAALKDVSIPTMLLSLVHITGDPRFIRDFKQMGIFLNEVQGFMSEEDKARARAEALTVITQYRDRGCPEPPPLRPELIREMMDWAACEHVPDDYLPLVAEELDLDGADPRRPAALPAGRAAELPVLVIGCGESGILAGVRLKQANIPFTIVEKNAGPGGTWWENRYPGARVDVANHFYCYSFEPNNDWTHFFAEQYELQDYFTKVIDTHHLGEHVRWRTEAVAAEWNDDDGTWSVSLRSADGATTDVRARALITAVGQLNRPNIPAFDGADTFQGPSFHSAAWDHSVDLTGKRVALVGAGASGFQIAPAIAGDVEQLTVFQRTAQWMFPNPMYHDEVGDGVRWAMRHLPFYGRWYRFLVLWPGSDKGLDAAEGDPGYADQDHAVSDINAAAHMMFSQWITSQVSADSELLAKVMPDYPACGKRTLQDNGSWLRTLQRGNVELVRTPIAEITPHGIVTDDGVTHDADVIVYATGFRHTEVLWPLKVTGRDGTDLHEMWGSRPYAYLGITVPQFPNFFVVYGPGTHLAHGGSLIFQSELQMRYVDQCLARLAEPGVYSLEPRPEAAADWHRRTQSQIKKMVWSHPAVKHSYFKNADGEIHTVSPWRLNEYWSAVREPDWSQFFVRTKDSAQQGK
- a CDS encoding alcohol dehydrogenase catalytic domain-containing protein, with the translated sequence MRTVVVDGPRSIRVDTRPDPTLPGPDGAIVEVSAAGICGSDLHFYEADFPMPDPIALGHEAIGTVVDAGPDVRNVKVGEKVLVSSVTGCGACPGCATHDPVMCHSGFQIFGGGVLGGAQADLLAVPAADFQLLKIPEGISTEQALLLTDNLATGWAAAQRADIPFGGTVAVIGLGAVGLCSLRSALFQGAATVFAVDQVDGRLERAARWGATPLKVPALEAIMAATGGRGADAVIDAVATDASLTDAINAVRPGGTVSVVGVHDMNPFPLNALGCLIRSTTVRFTTAPVQRTWPELIPLLQSGRLDVEGIFTSTMPLDDAAKGYATAELRSGDDVKILLKP